From one Paenibacillus terrae HPL-003 genomic stretch:
- a CDS encoding helix-turn-helix domain-containing protein, whose protein sequence is MNHTTTIRTELLNFMKHNNLNINQLSKVTGLNAGSISTMVNGNRALSVEQLDRITTAMGYSKGYFYEQYIEEYLAQIALNWRRIKPFLYRCAELDKQECIRQVIGLLLDKLMYSSCLFDLAEEFFKDGKYAIAAILYEGVALSEKSQHSERLALCQYRLFMARQGDNQEQNYQAAIEFQPFIDRLDEIDQLEALKDLANTYRSLRRWDKVEIVAQKLEYKAKIQYFSKCKPIRKNKNKQKKLSKPLYVYVAYSYLLRGSVCEEWGEYKQALQHIHAYTDLSWVKETDEESERWKGLFKEWAQVNTYVTKLFSGDASVLPDYVAYIEVNKEEILLSLLNIIEAANRFNFNVDDILCKFNDEVKSLTELKKGVYTQQTTSERFSRLLNELAEYYLLKEMYQKGFEFLITGLKKSSIINNKSCIIKCVGLFERFRKVASFETTETYQNLINEVYENEKKIRATSFSG, encoded by the coding sequence GTGAACCATACAACCACGATTCGCACAGAACTGTTAAATTTCATGAAACACAATAATCTAAACATTAACCAATTAAGTAAAGTAACCGGTTTAAATGCAGGCTCGATAAGTACCATGGTAAATGGCAATCGTGCGCTATCCGTTGAACAATTAGACCGAATTACGACAGCCATGGGATACTCTAAAGGGTATTTTTACGAGCAATATATTGAAGAATATTTGGCGCAAATCGCTCTAAATTGGCGCAGAATTAAACCTTTCTTGTACCGTTGTGCAGAGTTGGACAAGCAGGAATGCATCCGACAGGTAATCGGTTTGCTATTGGACAAATTGATGTATTCCTCATGTTTGTTTGATCTTGCAGAGGAATTTTTCAAAGACGGAAAATATGCAATAGCGGCTATCCTTTATGAAGGCGTGGCTTTAAGTGAGAAAAGTCAGCATTCGGAACGACTGGCTTTATGCCAGTATCGTTTATTTATGGCGAGACAGGGAGATAACCAAGAGCAAAACTATCAAGCAGCTATTGAATTTCAGCCTTTTATTGATCGCTTGGATGAGATTGACCAACTGGAAGCATTAAAGGATTTAGCCAACACCTATCGTTCCTTACGAAGATGGGATAAGGTAGAAATAGTAGCTCAAAAACTGGAGTATAAGGCCAAAATTCAATATTTTTCAAAATGCAAGCCAATAAGGAAAAATAAAAATAAGCAGAAGAAACTAAGTAAACCTCTTTATGTCTATGTAGCTTATTCTTATTTACTTCGTGGAAGCGTTTGTGAAGAATGGGGAGAATACAAGCAGGCTCTTCAACATATTCATGCTTATACTGATTTGAGTTGGGTGAAAGAAACGGATGAGGAATCAGAGCGTTGGAAGGGCTTATTTAAGGAATGGGCACAGGTTAATACTTATGTAACTAAGTTATTTTCTGGAGATGCGAGTGTACTTCCGGATTATGTTGCATATATTGAAGTGAATAAAGAGGAGATTCTCTTATCTTTATTAAACATTATTGAAGCAGCTAACCGATTTAATTTCAATGTAGATGATATACTTTGCAAGTTTAATGACGAGGTTAAATCTCTAACAGAACTGAAAAAAGGTGTTTATACTCAACAAACTACCTCAGAACGTTTTTCTCGTTTACTTAACGAATTGGCTGAATACTATTTACTTAAAGAAATGTATCAAAAGGGATTCGAATTTTTAATAACAGGGTTGAAAAAGTCTTCTATTATAAATAATAAGTCATGCATAATCAAGTGTGTGGGTTTGTTTGAACGTTTTAGAAAGGTTGCATCTTTCGAAACCACAGAAACCTACCAAAATTTGATTAATGAGGTGTACGAAAATGAAAAAAAAATTAGGGCTACTTCTTTTAGCGGCTAG
- a CDS encoding DJ-1/PfpI family protein, with protein MDFNICLFDDFETLDVFGPVEIFGRLPEVYDLKYFSINGGIIESRQKTKIVTEPLAQAKPDGIFMIPGGQGTRSLIHDDQFMKQITEIAEQSYFCITVCTGSALLAKTGLLKNRSATSNKLAFDWVKSIDTEVDWIPNARWVVDGKFYTSSGVSAGMDMSLGFVSDHFGLEKAQQVANQIEYIWNSDKNDDPFAR; from the coding sequence ATGGACTTTAACATATGCTTGTTCGATGATTTTGAAACACTGGATGTGTTCGGACCCGTTGAGATTTTTGGCCGTCTGCCAGAAGTTTATGACTTAAAATATTTCTCTATAAATGGGGGAATTATTGAGAGTCGGCAAAAAACCAAGATTGTTACAGAACCTCTTGCACAAGCAAAGCCCGATGGCATATTCATGATCCCAGGCGGACAGGGGACAAGAAGTTTAATCCATGACGATCAATTTATGAAGCAGATCACAGAGATTGCAGAACAGTCCTATTTTTGTATAACTGTCTGTACAGGTTCTGCGCTGCTTGCCAAAACAGGCTTGTTAAAAAACAGGAGCGCCACATCCAATAAATTAGCCTTTGATTGGGTCAAATCCATCGACACGGAGGTTGACTGGATTCCAAACGCAAGATGGGTAGTAGATGGAAAGTTCTATACTTCATCTGGGGTATCCGCTGGAATGGATATGTCCTTAGGCTTTGTTTCTGACCACTTTGGTCTTGAAAAAGCTCAGCAGGTTGCCAATCAAATTGAATACATTTGGAATTCCGATAAAAATGATGATCCTTTTGCGAGATAA
- the rimI gene encoding ribosomal protein S18-alanine N-acetyltransferase — MAKNIQREEKLEFRLMQLDDIPDVLAIEHEAFTLPWTEEAFRNELTMNHFAKYMIMELNGQAIGYAGMWTIMDEAHITNIAVREAYRGRKLGDKLLDELMQTASYLGMERMTLEVRVTNRIAQGLYEKKGFKPAGVRKGYYSDNNEDAVIMWADLPAHEASGEQEGSVQKQ; from the coding sequence ATGGCAAAGAACATACAACGGGAAGAAAAGCTAGAGTTTCGACTGATGCAGCTGGATGATATTCCCGATGTGCTGGCGATTGAGCATGAAGCGTTCACGTTACCGTGGACAGAGGAAGCGTTCCGCAATGAACTGACGATGAATCATTTTGCCAAATATATGATTATGGAGCTGAACGGACAGGCCATCGGCTACGCAGGGATGTGGACGATTATGGACGAGGCCCATATTACGAATATTGCCGTTCGTGAGGCCTATCGCGGGCGCAAGCTTGGAGATAAGCTGCTGGACGAGCTGATGCAGACCGCCTCTTATCTGGGGATGGAACGCATGACGCTGGAAGTACGGGTGACGAATCGGATCGCTCAGGGCTTGTATGAGAAAAAAGGCTTTAAGCCAGCGGGCGTCCGAAAGGGCTATTATTCGGATAATAACGAGGATGCCGTAATCATGTGGGCGGATCTTCCCGCACATGAGGCATCTGGTGAACAGGAAGGAAGCGTGCAGAAGCAATGA
- a CDS encoding CoA transferase subunit A, whose translation MNNKVISAEEAVKKVKDGDTVMVGGFLAGGYPEDLVRALVDTNSAGNLTIISNDTGTTELSIYKLVKSGRVKRIFASYIGSNPETGRLLMTKEADVQLFPQGTLAEKIRAGGAGLGGVLTPVGVGTIVEEGKKKIEIDEREYLLELPLKADVALIRAHKADEAGNLVINGSSRNFNLVMATAAEYVVAQTDEYVKAGEIDPNHVNVPGIFVDAIVKVGGAK comes from the coding sequence ATGAATAACAAAGTAATCTCCGCTGAAGAAGCAGTGAAGAAGGTCAAAGACGGAGACACGGTGATGGTTGGAGGTTTTCTGGCCGGAGGTTATCCGGAGGATCTGGTGCGTGCGCTGGTTGACACAAATTCCGCCGGCAATCTTACAATTATATCCAATGACACAGGCACAACGGAATTATCTATTTATAAGCTTGTAAAAAGCGGCAGAGTAAAACGGATTTTTGCCTCCTATATCGGCTCCAATCCGGAAACGGGAAGACTCCTGATGACGAAAGAAGCGGATGTGCAGCTCTTCCCGCAAGGCACGCTCGCGGAAAAAATCCGCGCAGGAGGAGCCGGTTTGGGCGGTGTTTTAACACCTGTAGGTGTAGGCACCATTGTAGAGGAAGGAAAAAAGAAAATAGAAATTGACGAAAGGGAATATTTGCTCGAACTGCCGCTCAAAGCGGATGTGGCGCTAATCAGAGCCCATAAGGCTGATGAGGCGGGGAATCTTGTCATCAACGGCTCTTCACGCAACTTCAATTTGGTTATGGCTACAGCGGCAGAGTATGTAGTTGCTCAGACAGACGAATACGTAAAAGCGGGGGAAATTGATCCCAATCATGTCAACGTTCCCGGAATATTTGTCGACGCGATTGTAAAGGTGGGTGGAGCCAAATGA
- a CDS encoding acetoacetate decarboxylase: protein MNQKDVLSLQSMPAACGSYGRPPCRFINREFFIITYESDPAAIRQAVPEPLQPDGSNTVSYEWIKMPDSSGLGSYEESGIVIPCTFHGEPCNFVAQMYLDNAPAILGGREIWGFPKKWAKPRLKVEDTETLTGTLHYNHVLVATGTMPFKYNILDEKETAKAIAKTQVNLKLIPDVDGTPKIAQLVAYNLENITVKGAWSGPARLSLIPHVNAPVADLPVNAYIGGKHFIADLTLPYGRVLYDYLQ, encoded by the coding sequence ATGAATCAAAAAGATGTACTTTCACTTCAATCCATGCCTGCGGCCTGCGGCAGTTATGGGCGCCCGCCATGCCGCTTCATCAACCGGGAATTTTTTATCATTACCTATGAATCCGATCCCGCTGCGATTAGACAGGCGGTCCCGGAACCTCTTCAGCCGGATGGAAGCAATACGGTTTCCTATGAATGGATCAAGATGCCTGATTCATCCGGTTTAGGAAGCTATGAGGAAAGCGGTATTGTCATACCGTGTACTTTTCATGGAGAACCCTGTAATTTTGTTGCCCAAATGTATTTGGATAACGCGCCTGCTATTCTTGGGGGACGTGAAATCTGGGGATTTCCGAAAAAATGGGCGAAGCCTCGCCTGAAGGTTGAAGATACGGAGACGCTGACGGGTACATTGCATTATAATCACGTCCTGGTGGCCACGGGAACCATGCCTTTCAAATATAACATTCTTGATGAAAAGGAAACGGCTAAAGCCATCGCAAAAACGCAGGTTAATTTAAAATTGATTCCTGATGTTGACGGTACCCCTAAAATCGCTCAGTTAGTAGCGTATAATCTCGAAAACATTACTGTAAAGGGCGCATGGTCAGGGCCTGCCAGATTAAGCCTGATCCCCCATGTCAACGCTCCTGTGGCAGATTTGCCGGTTAACGCTTATATTGGCGGAAAACATTTTATTGCCGATTTAACGCTTCCATATGGAAGAGTCCTCTACGATTATCTCCAATAA
- a CDS encoding cysteine hydrolase family protein, protein MGQNVLLIIDVQQAMFMYDEKLYREQEVVEHLQQLLTKARAAGTPVIFVQHTDEADEDFRENSVGWPIADVVRPLPHERIVRKSSWDSFYQTELDDVLKELGAERLIIAGMQTEFCLDTTCRNAYSLGYQNNVLVSDAHSTFNSKVLSGEQIVAHHNEMLGNRFVRLLATEDVHF, encoded by the coding sequence ATGGGACAAAACGTTTTACTGATTATTGACGTGCAGCAGGCTATGTTTATGTATGATGAGAAGCTGTATCGTGAGCAGGAAGTTGTAGAACATTTGCAACAGCTTTTGACCAAAGCCAGAGCAGCAGGTACGCCGGTGATTTTTGTGCAGCATACCGATGAAGCGGATGAGGATTTCCGGGAAAACAGTGTAGGCTGGCCTATCGCCGATGTAGTGCGTCCTCTTCCTCATGAACGAATTGTCCGTAAATCGTCCTGGGACAGCTTTTATCAAACTGAATTGGACGATGTGCTGAAGGAACTGGGAGCTGAGCGACTCATCATTGCCGGGATGCAGACCGAGTTCTGCCTTGACACGACTTGTCGGAACGCCTACAGTCTGGGATATCAGAATAATGTGCTTGTATCGGATGCGCACAGTACATTTAATAGTAAAGTACTGAGCGGAGAACAAATCGTTGCCCACCACAACGAGATGCTCGGTAATCGTTTTGTACGTTTGCTTGCAACGGAGGATGTACATTTTTAA
- a CDS encoding H-type small acid-soluble spore protein, translating to MNVERAKAIYNSSENIAVQLEGKPIWIEHVDEANGMATVQIGSRPGNTQTVRVDRLEEQ from the coding sequence ATGAACGTGGAACGAGCAAAAGCGATTTACAATTCATCCGAAAACATTGCCGTGCAATTAGAGGGTAAACCGATCTGGATCGAGCATGTGGATGAAGCAAACGGTATGGCAACTGTACAGATAGGTAGCAGACCCGGCAATACTCAAACCGTCCGTGTGGATCGTTTGGAAGAACAATAG
- a CDS encoding acetyl-CoA C-acetyltransferase, producing the protein MKKVALVSPLRTAVGSFNKTLAPLSAPELGAIVMTACLQQSKLEPALIDQIYLGNVLQAGNGQNPARQAALKAGIPIDVPESTINTVCGSGLHAVALAYNSILAEQSNIVLAGGMESMSNAPYLLRNARNGYKLGNGELVDSLVADGLTCPINHYHMGITAENVAEKYGISRLEQDEFAYESQIKAVEAKNKKVFEEQIVPVMIKTKKETIYFTEDEHIRGNTTKEKLSHLKTAFKENGTVTAGNSSGINDGAAAMLVVSEDKCKEHALKPLAYIKGYSLVGVDPAYMGMGPVKAISSLLKQQGISINDIDLFEINEAFAAQAVAVMKELGVNPEKVNVNGGAIAIGHPVGASGARILVTLVHEMVRRSSRYGIASLCIGTGMGIAMLVENALI; encoded by the coding sequence ATGAAAAAAGTAGCTTTAGTAAGCCCGTTGAGAACAGCGGTTGGCTCTTTTAACAAAACCCTTGCGCCCCTAAGCGCTCCTGAACTGGGAGCAATTGTGATGACAGCATGCCTTCAGCAAAGTAAATTAGAGCCTGCTTTGATTGATCAAATTTATTTGGGAAATGTTCTTCAGGCGGGCAATGGCCAAAATCCTGCCAGACAGGCGGCACTAAAAGCCGGTATCCCCATTGATGTACCCGAATCAACGATAAACACGGTTTGCGGTTCAGGACTTCATGCCGTCGCTTTAGCCTACAATTCAATATTGGCGGAACAAAGCAACATCGTCTTGGCCGGAGGTATGGAGAGCATGTCGAACGCCCCTTATCTGCTAAGGAATGCAAGAAACGGCTACAAGCTTGGCAACGGTGAATTGGTAGACTCCTTGGTGGCCGACGGCCTAACGTGCCCGATCAACCATTACCACATGGGAATTACCGCAGAAAATGTTGCCGAGAAATATGGAATTTCAAGACTTGAGCAAGATGAATTTGCCTACGAAAGCCAGATCAAGGCTGTAGAAGCAAAAAACAAAAAGGTTTTTGAAGAGCAGATTGTTCCGGTCATGATTAAAACCAAAAAAGAAACGATTTATTTCACAGAGGACGAACACATAAGAGGAAATACAACGAAAGAAAAACTTTCTCATTTAAAAACTGCCTTTAAGGAGAACGGAACGGTTACCGCCGGAAATTCTTCGGGAATTAATGATGGCGCGGCGGCTATGCTTGTAGTGTCGGAAGACAAATGTAAGGAACATGCATTAAAGCCGTTGGCATATATCAAGGGTTATTCACTTGTTGGCGTTGACCCTGCATATATGGGAATGGGACCAGTAAAAGCCATTTCGTCACTTCTTAAGCAACAGGGAATATCCATCAATGACATTGATCTTTTTGAAATTAATGAAGCGTTCGCCGCACAAGCAGTAGCGGTAATGAAAGAGCTTGGGGTCAATCCGGAGAAGGTGAATGTCAATGGCGGCGCGATCGCGATCGGGCACCCTGTCGGTGCAAGCGGTGCTAGGATATTGGTTACGTTGGTTCATGAAATGGTGCGAAGATCTTCACGTTACGGCATAGCCTCGTTATGCATCGGAACGGGAATGGGAATAGCGATGCTGGTTGAAAATGCACTCATTTAA
- the tsaE gene encoding tRNA (adenosine(37)-N6)-threonylcarbamoyltransferase complex ATPase subunit type 1 TsaE, with amino-acid sequence MTISQEQFTFRSAGEAQTGVLAGFLAGKAVSGTVIVLDGDLGAGKTAFSKAFASHLGVPGIVNSPTFTLIKEYEGRLPLYHMDVYRITQDEAEDLGLDEYFYGTGVCLVEWGSIIPDMLPEQRLHMYIETTDVEERLIHLTGYGEPYEQWCRSLRENGV; translated from the coding sequence ATGACAATTTCGCAGGAACAGTTTACGTTCCGTTCTGCCGGAGAGGCGCAGACCGGGGTTTTGGCAGGGTTTTTGGCAGGCAAAGCGGTTTCCGGAACGGTGATCGTGCTGGATGGAGATCTGGGAGCGGGCAAAACCGCTTTTTCCAAAGCCTTTGCCAGTCATCTGGGTGTCCCGGGTATCGTGAACAGCCCAACCTTTACGCTCATTAAGGAGTACGAAGGCCGATTGCCCTTGTACCATATGGATGTGTACCGTATTACACAGGATGAGGCAGAGGATCTTGGGCTGGACGAATATTTTTACGGGACAGGCGTATGTCTGGTCGAATGGGGCAGTATTATACCGGATATGTTGCCGGAGCAGCGGCTTCACATGTATATAGAAACAACAGATGTGGAGGAGCGCTTGATTCACCTGACCGGGTACGGCGAGCCTTATGAACAATGGTGCCGCAGTTTGCGGGAGAATGGAGTTTGA
- a CDS encoding 3-oxoacid CoA-transferase subunit B codes for MNNRELIARRIAQEFKDGQVVNLGVGMPTMVVDYIPENIHIMLQAENGILGVGPKASQGKERLDCIDSGGNYVTTKEGACFFDSSLSFSIIRGGHVDITVLGALEVDEKGNLASWMIPGKKVPGMGGAMDLVVGAKRVIVAMEHVNKNGAPKILKQCKLPLTAVNVVKTIVTEKAVIDVIPGRGLMLKEIAPGLSVEDVQMATEAELIVSPHLKAIAV; via the coding sequence ATGAATAACAGAGAATTAATTGCTCGAAGAATAGCCCAGGAATTCAAAGATGGCCAAGTTGTCAACCTTGGTGTTGGAATGCCTACCATGGTGGTGGACTATATTCCCGAAAACATTCATATTATGCTGCAGGCTGAGAACGGAATCCTCGGTGTAGGCCCCAAAGCGTCTCAGGGAAAAGAAAGACTCGATTGTATCGATTCAGGCGGAAACTACGTTACAACTAAGGAAGGTGCTTGCTTTTTTGACAGTTCGCTTTCATTTTCCATCATCCGCGGAGGGCATGTAGATATCACCGTTTTGGGCGCCCTGGAGGTCGATGAGAAAGGCAACCTTGCAAGCTGGATGATCCCAGGGAAAAAGGTGCCGGGCATGGGGGGAGCCATGGATTTGGTGGTTGGAGCCAAGAGAGTGATTGTAGCCATGGAGCACGTAAACAAAAATGGGGCGCCGAAAATACTGAAACAATGCAAGCTGCCCCTGACCGCTGTAAATGTTGTAAAGACCATAGTAACCGAGAAGGCTGTCATCGATGTTATTCCGGGTAGAGGGCTGATGCTGAAGGAAATTGCTCCGGGTTTGTCGGTGGAAGATGTTCAAATGGCAACAGAGGCTGAGCTGATCGTCTCACCACATTTGAAGGCCATTGCAGTGTAA
- the tsaD gene encoding tRNA (adenosine(37)-N6)-threonylcarbamoyltransferase complex transferase subunit TsaD yields the protein MTQEEKAGTGAASGEPCYILAVETSCDETAVSVVKNGTEVLSNLISSQIETHKAFGGVVPEVASRKHVESITYMLDEAMQASGITPRELSAVAVTQGPGLVGALLVGIVAAKSAAMAFGKPLIGTHHIAGHIYANQLEHKIVYPCIALVVSGGHTELVWMESEGHFHLIGRTRDDAVGEAYDKVARAIGFPYPGGPHVDRVAHESEESITLPRAWLEPDSYDFSFSGLKSAVLNVINQTKMRGEAVHAGAIARGFQESVVEVLVEKAIRAMREYGAKQLLLCGGVAANRGLRTALRERCEREGIELLVPSMKYCTDNAAMIGAAAYAKWKRREYTSLDMKADPGLSLEEWSVQS from the coding sequence ATGACGCAAGAGGAAAAAGCAGGTACAGGCGCCGCCTCTGGTGAGCCTTGCTACATACTGGCAGTAGAGACGAGTTGCGACGAGACAGCTGTGTCTGTCGTGAAAAATGGCACCGAGGTGCTTTCTAACCTGATTTCCAGTCAGATTGAAACGCATAAAGCCTTTGGCGGAGTTGTGCCGGAGGTGGCATCCCGCAAGCATGTGGAGAGCATCACCTACATGCTGGACGAGGCCATGCAAGCATCGGGCATTACGCCCCGCGAGCTTTCGGCGGTTGCTGTGACGCAAGGACCGGGACTGGTTGGTGCGTTGCTGGTGGGTATTGTTGCTGCCAAGAGCGCCGCCATGGCGTTCGGCAAGCCGTTGATTGGAACACATCATATCGCAGGACATATTTATGCAAACCAGTTGGAGCATAAAATCGTATATCCGTGCATCGCCCTGGTCGTATCGGGAGGGCACACGGAGCTGGTATGGATGGAGTCCGAGGGTCACTTTCACCTGATTGGTCGCACGCGGGATGATGCGGTTGGAGAAGCCTACGATAAAGTGGCGCGGGCTATTGGATTTCCGTATCCTGGCGGTCCGCACGTAGACCGTGTGGCTCATGAATCGGAGGAATCTATCACTTTGCCCCGTGCATGGTTGGAGCCGGATTCTTATGATTTTAGCTTCAGCGGCTTGAAATCGGCGGTGCTGAATGTGATTAACCAGACGAAAATGCGCGGAGAAGCTGTTCATGCCGGAGCTATCGCAAGAGGCTTTCAAGAGTCGGTCGTGGAGGTGCTGGTAGAAAAAGCGATTCGTGCCATGCGTGAATACGGTGCGAAGCAACTGCTGCTATGCGGTGGTGTTGCTGCCAATCGCGGATTGCGGACAGCACTTCGCGAACGTTGCGAGCGTGAAGGTATCGAGTTACTTGTGCCATCCATGAAATATTGTACGGATAATGCAGCCATGATTGGAGCCGCAGCTTACGCCAAGTGGAAGCGCAGAGAATACACCTCGCTGGACATGAAAGCTGATCCTGGGCTGTCTCTGGAAGAGTGGTCCGTCCAATCTTGA
- a CDS encoding aspartyl-phosphate phosphatase Spo0E family protein has protein sequence MKKQEILRHSLEKNRQKLYDLQKKYGFDDARVLKQSMILDELINQYNRTFYSHIKKPTA, from the coding sequence ATGAAAAAGCAAGAAATTTTACGACATAGCTTAGAAAAGAACAGACAGAAGCTCTACGATCTACAAAAGAAATATGGATTCGATGATGCTCGCGTGCTTAAGCAGTCTATGATTCTCGACGAGCTTATCAACCAATACAATCGGACCTTCTATTCACATATAAAAAAGCCGACTGCTTGA
- the tsaB gene encoding tRNA (adenosine(37)-N6)-threonylcarbamoyltransferase complex dimerization subunit type 1 TsaB, translating to MLREHTDENVKPRERFLALDTATTVMAAALMNGKELLGESNVYGERNHSVHVISELERLLNEDGLTRDDVDGIAVGVGPGSYTGIRIAVTAAKTLAWAWGVPVTSVSTLHALAWGGWSRGTESQEQEVRNASARNHSAGEQATDWIVPVLDARRGQVYTGLFAVNMDGDTGIPQRLEPDAIRLMATWTEGLLQRLEALPPEERPAVIWLVGETAVHAEAAERLRAWSELRIVPYVLEGRWVGRLGADKLLRQEHDELHTLVPNYTQLAEAEANLLRQR from the coding sequence ATGCTAAGAGAGCATACAGATGAGAATGTAAAGCCGCGTGAGCGGTTTTTGGCGTTAGATACAGCGACGACCGTGATGGCGGCCGCCCTGATGAACGGAAAAGAGCTACTGGGAGAAAGCAATGTCTATGGCGAACGCAATCACTCGGTGCATGTGATTTCCGAATTGGAACGGCTCCTGAACGAGGACGGGCTGACACGGGATGATGTGGACGGCATTGCGGTGGGTGTCGGACCGGGGTCTTACACAGGTATTCGTATTGCCGTGACCGCAGCGAAAACACTCGCTTGGGCTTGGGGCGTTCCGGTGACATCCGTATCCACTTTGCATGCGCTGGCCTGGGGCGGTTGGAGCCGCGGCACCGAGTCGCAGGAGCAAGAAGTTAGAAATGCGTCAGCAAGGAACCACTCGGCTGGAGAGCAGGCGACAGACTGGATCGTTCCAGTGCTGGATGCCCGGCGTGGGCAGGTTTACACAGGCTTGTTCGCTGTGAATATGGACGGCGATACAGGGATTCCGCAGCGTCTGGAGCCGGATGCGATTCGGCTGATGGCCACTTGGACCGAGGGCCTGCTGCAACGACTGGAGGCTTTGCCGCCCGAAGAGCGTCCTGCGGTTATTTGGCTGGTCGGTGAAACAGCGGTTCACGCAGAAGCAGCCGAGCGCCTGCGTGCATGGAGCGAGCTTCGTATCGTACCGTATGTGCTGGAAGGAAGATGGGTTGGCCGCCTTGGGGCGGATAAGCTGCTTCGTCAGGAACATGACGAGTTGCATACGCTGGTTCCGAACTATACCCAGCTGGCGGAGGCGGAAGCCAATCTGCTTCGTCAGCGCTGA